A genomic stretch from Mycobacterium paraterrae includes:
- the rpmG gene encoding 50S ribosomal protein L33: protein MARNEIRPVVKLRSSAGTGYTYVTRKNRRNDPDRLVLRKYDPEIRRHVDFREER, encoded by the coding sequence ATGGCGCGCAACGAGATTCGCCCGGTCGTCAAACTGCGATCCTCCGCCGGTACCGGCTACACCTACGTCACCCGCAAAAACCGGCGCAACGACCCCGACCGGCTCGTGCTCAGAAAGTACGACCCGGAGATCCGCCGCCACGTCGATTTTCGCGAGGAACGCTGA
- the rpmB gene encoding 50S ribosomal protein L28 produces the protein MSARCQVTGRSVGFGNAVSHSHRRTRRRWTPNIQTKTYYLASERRRVTLRVSAKGIKVIDRDGIDAVVARLRQAGERI, from the coding sequence ATGTCCGCACGCTGCCAAGTCACCGGTCGGTCGGTGGGTTTTGGCAACGCGGTGTCACATTCACATCGGCGCACCCGACGCCGCTGGACGCCGAACATCCAAACCAAGACCTACTACCTGGCTTCGGAACGCCGACGAGTCACCTTGCGGGTCAGCGCCAAAGGCATCAAGGTGATCGACCGCGACGGCATCGACGCCGTTGTCGCGCGCCTGCGTCAGGCGGGTGAGCGGATCTGA
- the rpsN gene encoding 30S ribosomal protein S14 produces MAKKSKIVKDEQRREIVARYAERRAELKKIIRSTHSTFEQRLEAQRALARQPRDASPVRLRNRDAVDGRPRGHLRKFGLSRVRVREMAHGGQLPGIRKASW; encoded by the coding sequence ATGGCAAAGAAATCCAAGATCGTCAAGGATGAGCAGCGGCGCGAGATCGTCGCGCGCTACGCCGAGCGACGAGCCGAGCTCAAGAAAATCATTCGTTCGACACACAGCACCTTCGAGCAACGCCTGGAGGCTCAGCGTGCGCTGGCCCGCCAGCCCCGCGACGCCAGCCCGGTACGGTTGCGAAACCGCGATGCGGTGGATGGACGTCCCCGAGGACACTTGCGCAAGTTCGGACTGTCGCGGGTCCGGGTGCGCGAAATGGCCCATGGGGGCCAACTTCCGGGTATCCGTAAAGCGAGCTGGTGA
- a CDS encoding SDR family oxidoreductase, with product MQLTGNTVLVTGGGTGIGRGLAEAFHRLGNEVVIAGRRTGPLEEVARANPGIQYLPLDQGDAANIRQFAIKLKDHHPDVNVLINNAGIQWVENLVTGGPGRAEQTINVNLLGPIRLTAALLHALLGKPRAAILNVTSGLAFMPSALTPTYCASKAALHSYTQSLRFQLRDSDVQVIEIIPPRVQTALQGARGFDPRGMPLDDFISETMMLLQTKPDADEIVVERAKGFRYAERDGAYDELYPAFNEKMIGDVD from the coding sequence ATGCAGTTGACGGGTAACACCGTTCTGGTCACCGGAGGGGGTACCGGCATCGGCCGCGGCCTGGCCGAGGCGTTTCATCGGCTGGGCAACGAGGTCGTGATCGCCGGTCGCCGTACGGGACCGCTCGAAGAGGTTGCGCGGGCCAACCCGGGCATCCAATACCTGCCGCTGGACCAGGGCGACGCCGCCAACATCAGGCAATTCGCCATCAAGTTGAAGGACCACCATCCGGACGTCAACGTCCTGATCAACAACGCCGGCATCCAGTGGGTCGAGAATCTGGTCACCGGTGGGCCCGGCCGGGCCGAGCAGACGATCAACGTCAACCTGCTCGGTCCGATCCGGCTCACCGCAGCACTGCTGCATGCGTTGCTCGGCAAACCGCGCGCGGCCATCCTCAATGTGACATCGGGGTTGGCGTTCATGCCGAGCGCTTTGACACCGACCTACTGCGCCAGCAAGGCGGCGTTGCACTCCTATACCCAGTCGCTTCGTTTTCAGCTGCGCGACAGCGATGTTCAGGTCATCGAGATCATTCCGCCGCGGGTGCAGACCGCGCTGCAAGGCGCGCGCGGATTCGACCCGCGCGGGATGCCGCTCGACGACTTCATCTCCGAAACGATGATGCTGTTGCAAACCAAACCCGACGCCGACGAGATTGTCGTGGAGCGCGCCAAGGGTTTTCGGTACGCCGAGCGAGACGGGGCCTACGACGAGCTCTACCCCGCCTTCAACGAGAAGATGATCGGCGACGTCGACTAG
- the rpsR gene encoding 30S ribosomal protein S18, with protein MAGKSKRNRRTTLAEAKPAKKNVLKALGVERVDYKDTARLRLFISDRGKIRSRRVTGLTVQEQRQIATAIKNAREMALLPPKST; from the coding sequence ATGGCCGGGAAGTCGAAGCGTAATCGTCGCACCACGCTGGCCGAGGCCAAGCCGGCGAAGAAGAACGTGTTGAAAGCACTGGGCGTGGAACGGGTGGACTATAAGGACACCGCACGGTTGCGGCTGTTCATCTCCGACCGTGGCAAGATCCGGTCCCGCCGCGTCACTGGTTTGACGGTGCAAGAGCAGCGGCAGATCGCGACGGCGATCAAGAACGCTCGTGAGATGGCGCTACTGCCGCCGAAATCGACCTGA